Proteins encoded together in one Camelina sativa cultivar DH55 chromosome 9, Cs, whole genome shotgun sequence window:
- the LOC104715078 gene encoding F-box protein At3g28330: MESGTKKKKTMAYYTEDLMLNILSRLPLKCITSFAVVCKEWKSILESQYLHDLFMSHHQNSHTSWSLMCRDTQKEVVAHYRCETWGLPRSLGSYISSFLTHKFKFQEEKVTVDAYTDVGLILVIEGFRPSALATRTENGVVSDYKIVLMDKKSEDTGTISLLIYSSKAGVWHFNTLHTPFALRCVTWFNPVSLNGNLYWLGCTYGRDDHDVVVSHNLYATGLDYYQCRVIQFPDVENNVNFRRACTTSQGSLMYMNIIKEDKDDGSVMNKLCVWRLHSKEWQIVSQISPACMKRGLNYYPLAINPFDANKMYLWSELHKCFVSTTNLNKGKFERHKNLECSSDGHVLSFAREWNPFEDLFDSFSSKFVLPRSLHRIPSREW; the protein is encoded by the exons ATGGAGTcaggaacgaagaagaagaaaacgatggcTTACTACACAGAAGATCTCATGTTAAATATATTGTCGAGATTACCACTTAAGTGCATCACATCTTTCGCAGTGGTTTGCAAGGAATGGAAATCGATACTCGAATCTCAATATCTACACGACCTTTTCATGTCACATCATCAAAACTCGCATACGTCGTGGTCACTCATGTGCAGAGACACTCAGAAAGAAGTCGTGGCTCACTACAGGTGCGAGACTTGGGGACTTCCACGTTCTCTAGGCTCTTACATCTCCTCTTTCCTAACCCACAAATTCAAATTCCAGGAGGAAAAAGTTACTGTTGATGCATACACTGATGTCGGGTTGATTCTAGTTA TTGAAGGATTCAGACCATCTGCACTCGCCACACGAACTGAAAATGGTGTCGTTTCAGATTACAAAATTGTTCTGATGGACAAAAAGAGCGAAGATACCGGCACAATAAGCTTACTCATATATTCATCTAAGGCAGGTGTCTGGCATTTCAACACTCTCCATACTCCTTTCGCTTTGAGGTGTGTTACTTGGTTCAATCCTGTTAGCTTGAACGGAAACCTTTACTGGCTTGGCTGCACTTACGGGAGAGACGATCATGACGTTGTTGTATCCCATAATTTATATGCTACTGGTTTGGATTATTACCAATGCAGAGTTATACAGTTCCCTGATGTAGAAAACAATGTGAATTTCAGAAGAGCTTGCACAACATCTCAAGGATCTTTAATGTATATGAACATtatcaaagaagacaaagatgatgGAAGTGTAATGAATAAGTTATGTGTATGGAGATTACATAGCAAGGAATGGCAAATAGTATCTCAAATATCTCCGGCTTGTATGAAGAGGGGTTTAAATTACTATCCGTTGGCAATAAACCCTTTTGATGCTAATAAAATGTACTTGTGGAGTGAGCTGCATAAATGTTTTGTATCTACTACTAACTTGAACAAAGGCAAGTTTGAGCGTCACAAGAACTTGGAATGTAGCAGCGATGGTCACGTTTTGAGCTTTGCTAGAGAATGGAATCCGTTTGAAGACCTCTTTGACTCATTCTCTTCCAAGTTTGTTCTCCCACGTTCGCTGCACCGTATCCCTTCAAGAGAATGGTGA